One Candidatus Nitronauta litoralis genomic window, GGATGAAAGGGTTCGGGTCGAGATACAATCCCACCCGCAAAGAGGCCTTGACCTCAACAATGGTGGTTAAAAATATTCAGGAAGCCGGTAAGAAAATTGAAGAGGAGGTGGGAAGGGCTCCCAGAATCGTGGTGCCGGATGCCAAGCCCTTTCCCCAGAGCGTGACTTACGATGAGGCCCGATTGGCTTTTCAGCAGGATGAAGGCCCGTATTTGATCCTGTTTGGTACAGGTTGGGGGCTGGAGCGTAATATGGTAAAGCGGGCCGATATGATCCTGGCGCCGATTGACGGGATCAATGGCTATAATCACCTGCCGGTACGGGCCGCCACCGCTATAATTCTGGACCGGCTTTTGATAAAGCGGCACGAAGACTGATCTGACCAATCCAAGGGGATAACGATTTGAAAAATCAGGGGGAATATTTCCTATTGCCCACCCCCTGGGGACCTGATATAATCACCGTTTTCCAGTTACAGGATCACAGGAGCGAAGGTAATGAATCTGGTTGATGCTATTGAAAAGAAAGAGATGAAGGAGCAGCCTCCCGTAGTGCGGATTGGTGACACCGTGAAGGTGCACATGCGCATTGTTGAAGGGGAGAAAGAGCGCATCCAGGTCATCGAAGGCGTTGTCATCAAAATGCGGGGAGCCGCCAACCGCAAAACCATCACCGTCCGGAAAATTTCATTCGGAGTCGGTGTGGAACGAATTTTCCCAATCCATTCTCCGCGTGTTGAAAAAGTGGATATTGTGAAGCATGCAAAAGTACGCCGTGCCAAACTCTACTTCCTGCGCGAACTGCGTGGTAAAGCGGCTCGCTTGAAGGAAATCAAGAAAGCCCCAACGGAGAAGAAAAGTAAAACGCGCAGTCGAGGCAAAAAAGCCAAGGCAGCCCGTGCGAAAAAAGCCGTTTAAGCAACACAACCAACGGACAAATTTAAAAAGCCCGCCCCCTTCCTGGGGGCGGGCTTTTTGTTTCAGGGAATGAGGAGGTGCACCCCCTGAAAAATCAATGCCCCCGCTTATCGAAGTACTCGTCGTAACGGTGAGTGAAGTCCTTGGCTTCACCCAAAGGCATGTGACAACCACGACATTTGGTGTAGTTCGCTTCAATCGGTTTTCCCTCTGCTGAGAACGCAGAAAAAATCCAGTCCCCGTTTTTCAGATCTTTCGGGGCGTGGGCTCCCCAGCCTTTTCCTTTTTGCATGACATAAATTTTGGCCAGGTTATCTTTAACCACTTTTCCGTGTTCATTCTTGAGGACGTTTCCATCCTTATCTTTTTTGGCACTGTAGATTTCCATTACCAGAGTGGTTCCATCTGGAAAGGCATCTCCTTTTTTGGTTTTGGAAGCTTCCGGACTAATAAAAAGATCCCGTACCATGTTTTTCTTTTGTACCGATTTTAAAAAGGTGGGCCACTCGGAATAGTCCGGGAAAGACAGTTGCCCGTCTTTAGGACCTTCACCCGCGTTGGCCTGCATGGCAGGGACGAGAATCAATCCGGTAATCAAGGCCAGTGAAGCCTTACCTGCAACGTTTGAAAAATATTGTTTGCAGAAACTTTGAAAGCTCATTTCTGAGGCTCCTGAAAAATTTTTTTGAGAAAAGGACTCCCGGCACCGGTTTGCCATCGAATGCCGGGAGTCGCGACTCAGGCCGAATCAGGTCACAAGACCAGATCCGGTTGGGAGTGCACTTGGGCACAAGCCCGCCTGCACGCCCGGTGGTCAATCCTCCTTGGGGGTGGAGGATTGAAAATTTAAAATCACAATGCCAGGGCTCAGGTCTTCCACTTTCAAATTCAAGCGATGGACCCAGCTTTGATCTACCCCAATCTGGACCTCTTCATCCTGAAACCATTCGACAATAGTCTTGAGCTCTTCATCCATTCCCTGTTTTTTGAACCAGACAATTCCTTCCCCGGTCAGCGCCAGACGGATTTCAGGTCGGACCCGGTCCGCATTTTGACGCATATGCAAATTCACCTGTGCCAGAGATTCCTTTAGTCCTTCCAATGTGGTTGACTCCACCCGGTACATGAGTTTTTGCGGTATAGATGCTCGTACCACGTGGGGTTTTGTGGACATTGAAGCCTCTGCCGGTGTCAGCCAGGACCCGGCAAGTAACACAAACATATTGCTCCAGAGAGAAAGATGGCCTTCCATCGTTTTCATGGGCACACTCCTTGTTAAGCCGAGGCCAATAGCAAAGGAAAACCGGCAAAAGACGGAATTCCGCTTTGGGTCAAAAAGGCTTAACTCAATTAAATTTTATTTGGGATTTGTTATTAGTAAGACAGGAGTGCCCGTTTGGGAGGGGGCGCGATCTTGGGGATAGATCGGGAAAGCAGGGGATGGATTGCAGGAAATAGTTCCTGATCCGAGCAGTACGTTTCATCCGGGGTGGATACAATTGCAAAATAGGTTGCGTCGGTTTTCACAATGGATGCGCCATGGGGACCCGTATGGCCACCACACTCGGCACGAAGCTTTTCAACACCATTGTCATCCATTTTGCGGGACTGCATGTGCGGGCAGGGTTGCTCTGACGAATGCCCGTTCAGAATACAATGCAGGGATTGTCCCTCATTTTTGGCCTGAATATGCTGCTTGTGCTGATGAAAGGGAGAATGCGCGCTGTGATCCTGCAATAGAGCAGGGCCCTCATGGATATGAGGCGAGCCCGGATGAGCCCACACAGTACCGGCTGATAGAACTGCCACGACCATAATGGCGGTCTTCAAAATGAGGCGTATTTTCCAAGTCATGAAATTATTATATAACGGAAATTTTAAAAAGGTCGAGAAAAATTTTTAACGGCTAAGTTTTTTAAGACTTGAGAGCGCAAAGCGGACAACTTTCAAATTTTTCTAAATTTATCTTAAGTCAGGATTAATTGGAACAAGTTGCGCTGTCATGTTTTTCTCGTTTGATA contains:
- the rplS gene encoding 50S ribosomal protein L19, translating into MNLVDAIEKKEMKEQPPVVRIGDTVKVHMRIVEGEKERIQVIEGVVIKMRGAANRKTITVRKISFGVGVERIFPIHSPRVEKVDIVKHAKVRRAKLYFLRELRGKAARLKEIKKAPTEKKSKTRSRGKKAKAARAKKAV
- a CDS encoding cytochrome P460 family protein; its protein translation is MSFQSFCKQYFSNVAGKASLALITGLILVPAMQANAGEGPKDGQLSFPDYSEWPTFLKSVQKKNMVRDLFISPEASKTKKGDAFPDGTTLVMEIYSAKKDKDGNVLKNEHGKVVKDNLAKIYVMQKGKGWGAHAPKDLKNGDWIFSAFSAEGKPIEANYTKCRGCHMPLGEAKDFTHRYDEYFDKRGH
- a CDS encoding RNA methyltransferase; this encodes MSEAIKPRIFVALVHYPVLNKQGDIVTSSVTTLDVHDMSRICRTFAVETFFVVTPLESQHQLVERMVAHWMKGFGSRYNPTRKEALTSTMVVKNIQEAGKKIEEEVGRAPRIVVPDAKPFPQSVTYDEARLAFQQDEGPYLILFGTGWGLERNMVKRADMILAPIDGINGYNHLPVRAATAIILDRLLIKRHED